Proteins from a genomic interval of Lysobacter stagni:
- a CDS encoding S9 family peptidase: MSTSATTLAAHAATPPDAAKKPHAVKAPHGAQRNDEYYWLRDDKRENKEMLAYLNAENAYADAVMAPLKPLENTLYEEIVGRIKQDDSSVPYRERGHWYYSRFETGQDYPVYARRAGTMDAAEQVLLDVNVMAKGKDYFNVGDWEVSQDNKLLAWADDAVGRRQYVIRFKNLETGEVYADEIKGVSPNLVWADDNRTLFYVENDPETLLTVRVKKHVLGTPASQDVLVYEEKDDSFYMGIDRSRDDKYICIGVESTVSSEMRCAPASSPEKFVVLAPRERDVEYQADHLGDRWVIRTNAPGADGKAAKNFKLVTAPSDSTSRKQWTDFVPHRDDVFVEGFELFDGFTVVAERSDALERLRVLKGDGHEEYVKADEPAYAMGLAVNSEHDTPWLRYSYTSLTTPGTTYEVNVLTGERKLLKREPVIGYDPDKYVTERVWATARDGVKVPVSLVYRRGFEKNGKAAMLQYAYGSYGSSTDPRFNGPVVSLLDRGMVYAIAHIRGGQEMGRKWYDDGKLFHKKNTFTDFIDVTSDLVKQGYAAKDRVAAYGGSAGGLLMGAIANMAPDHYRVILSQVPFVDVVTTMLDPTIPLTTNEYDEWGNPEKKDYYDYMLSYSPYDNLSKQAYPAMFVGTGLWDSQVQYWEPAKYVARLRDLDQGKEPVVFRTNMDAGHGGKSGRFRRYRELSEMYAFMLDQLGLSGTPAATAAAK; this comes from the coding sequence ATGAGCACTTCCGCCACCACCCTCGCGGCCCATGCCGCCACCCCGCCCGACGCGGCCAAGAAGCCGCACGCCGTCAAGGCGCCGCACGGCGCCCAGCGCAACGACGAGTACTACTGGCTGCGCGACGACAAGCGCGAGAACAAGGAAATGCTGGCGTACCTCAACGCCGAGAACGCCTACGCCGATGCGGTGATGGCGCCGCTGAAGCCGCTGGAGAACACGCTGTACGAGGAAATCGTCGGCCGCATCAAGCAGGACGACAGTTCCGTGCCGTACCGCGAGCGCGGCCACTGGTACTACAGCCGTTTCGAGACCGGCCAGGACTACCCCGTCTACGCGCGCCGCGCCGGCACGATGGACGCCGCCGAGCAGGTCCTGCTCGACGTCAATGTCATGGCCAAGGGCAAGGACTACTTCAACGTCGGCGACTGGGAAGTCAGCCAGGACAACAAGCTCCTGGCCTGGGCCGACGACGCCGTCGGCCGTCGCCAGTACGTCATCCGTTTCAAGAACCTGGAAACGGGCGAGGTCTACGCCGACGAGATCAAGGGCGTCTCGCCGAACCTGGTCTGGGCGGACGACAACCGGACGCTGTTCTACGTCGAGAACGACCCCGAGACCCTGCTCACCGTTCGCGTGAAGAAGCACGTGCTCGGCACGCCCGCCTCACAGGACGTGCTGGTGTACGAGGAAAAGGACGACAGCTTCTACATGGGCATCGACCGCTCGCGCGACGACAAGTACATCTGCATCGGCGTGGAGAGCACGGTGTCCAGCGAGATGCGCTGCGCGCCGGCGTCGAGTCCCGAGAAGTTCGTGGTGCTGGCGCCGCGCGAGCGCGACGTCGAGTACCAGGCCGACCACCTGGGCGATCGCTGGGTCATCCGCACCAACGCCCCGGGCGCGGATGGCAAGGCCGCGAAGAACTTCAAGCTCGTCACCGCGCCCAGCGACTCGACCTCGCGCAAGCAGTGGACGGATTTCGTGCCGCACCGCGATGACGTGTTCGTCGAAGGCTTCGAACTGTTCGACGGCTTCACCGTGGTCGCCGAGCGCTCGGACGCACTGGAGCGCCTGCGCGTGCTCAAGGGCGACGGCCACGAGGAATACGTGAAGGCCGACGAGCCCGCGTACGCGATGGGCCTGGCGGTCAATTCCGAACACGACACACCGTGGCTGCGCTACAGCTACACCTCGCTGACCACGCCGGGCACCACCTACGAGGTGAACGTGCTGACCGGTGAGCGCAAGCTGCTCAAGCGCGAGCCGGTGATCGGCTACGACCCCGACAAGTACGTCACCGAGCGTGTCTGGGCCACCGCCCGCGACGGCGTGAAGGTGCCGGTGTCGCTGGTCTACCGACGTGGCTTCGAGAAGAACGGCAAGGCCGCGATGCTGCAGTACGCCTACGGCAGCTACGGTTCTTCGACCGATCCGCGCTTCAACGGCCCGGTGGTGAGCCTGCTGGACCGCGGCATGGTCTACGCCATCGCCCACATCCGCGGCGGCCAGGAAATGGGTCGCAAGTGGTACGACGACGGCAAGCTGTTCCACAAGAAGAACACCTTCACCGACTTCATCGATGTCACCTCGGACCTGGTGAAGCAGGGCTATGCCGCCAAGGACCGCGTCGCGGCCTACGGCGGCAGCGCCGGCGGCCTGCTGATGGGCGCGATCGCCAACATGGCGCCTGACCATTACCGCGTGATCCTGTCGCAGGTGCCGTTCGTCGACGTGGTCACCACCATGCTCGACCCGACGATCCCGCTCACCACCAACGAGTACGACGAGTGGGGCAATCCGGAGAAGAAGGACTACTACGACTACATGCTGTCGTACTCGCCGTACGACAACCTGTCGAAGCAGGCCTATCCGGCGATGTTCGTCGGTACCGGCCTGTGGGATTCGCAGGTGCAGTACTGGGAGCCGGCCAAGTACGTGGCGCGCCTGCGCGACCTGGACCAGGGCAAGGAGCCGGTGGTGTTCCGCACCAACATGGACGCCGGCCACGGCGGCAAGTCGGGCCGCTTCCGCCGGTACCGCGAGCTGTCGGAGATGTACGCATTCATGCTCGACCAGCTGGGGCTGTCGGGTACGCCGGCGGCGACGGCTGCAGCAAAGTAA
- a CDS encoding prolyl oligopeptidase family serine peptidase: MPKLSHACQTLLISAGLAAASLAGAAPAKESPAVSADASTDPYAWLEDVTGERPLAWVREQNAKSEGELTTSPQFRQLESDIRGILDSDAKIPGVEKIGEYYYNFWKDKQHERGLWRRTTLAEYRKDKPQWETVIDLDALNKAENENWVWHGVDCLRPDYTRCLIALSRGGADADVTREFDLSTRSWVKDGFFRDEAKGALGWIDRDTVYVYTDFGAGSMTSSGYPRIVKEWKRGTPIGQARVVYEGKPDDMYIAALRDHTPGFERDFVSRTIAFYNDELYLRAGDKLAKIDAPNSANKSVHRDWLLLELREPYEAGGRTWPAGSLIATKFDDFMAGKREFTALFAPTERTSLSGYTWTKTHLVLNVLDDVKNRLSVLTPGAGEWKHSEFTGAPSFGTLVVAPVDPDESDAVWLTATDYLTPTTLSLAQIGTKPEVLKTMPVFFDASKNVIEQHFATSKDGTRVPYFMVRPKGLALDGTAPTLLYGYGGFEISLTPAYSGSVGKGWLEKGGVYAVANIRGGGEYGPRWHQAALKANRHKAYEDFAAVAQDLIARKVTSTPHLGIQGGSNGGLLTGNMLTQYPDLFGAVVVQVPLLDMKRYSHLLAGASWMAEYGDPDTADWDYIRSFSPYHLFDAKRTYPPVIFMTSTRDDRVHPGHARKMAAKMLEAGKDVRYYENIEGGHGGSANNAQAAHMSALAFTFLWNELSGK, translated from the coding sequence ATGCCGAAGCTGTCGCACGCCTGCCAGACCCTGTTGATCTCCGCAGGCCTCGCGGCCGCGTCGCTGGCCGGCGCCGCACCCGCCAAGGAGTCCCCCGCCGTGTCCGCCGATGCTTCCACCGATCCCTACGCCTGGCTTGAGGACGTCACCGGGGAACGCCCGCTGGCCTGGGTGCGCGAGCAGAACGCGAAGTCCGAAGGCGAGCTGACCACTTCGCCGCAGTTCCGCCAGCTGGAATCCGACATCCGCGGCATCCTCGATTCCGACGCCAAGATCCCCGGCGTCGAGAAGATCGGCGAGTACTACTACAACTTCTGGAAGGACAAGCAGCACGAACGCGGCCTGTGGCGCCGCACCACGCTGGCCGAGTACCGCAAGGACAAGCCGCAGTGGGAAACGGTCATCGACCTGGACGCGCTCAACAAGGCGGAGAACGAGAACTGGGTGTGGCACGGCGTGGACTGCCTGCGCCCGGACTACACCCGCTGCCTGATCGCGCTCTCGCGCGGCGGCGCCGATGCCGACGTCACGCGCGAGTTCGACCTGTCCACCCGGTCGTGGGTGAAGGACGGCTTCTTCCGCGACGAGGCCAAGGGCGCGCTGGGCTGGATCGACCGCGACACGGTGTACGTCTACACCGATTTCGGTGCCGGCTCGATGACCAGCTCGGGCTACCCGCGCATCGTCAAGGAATGGAAGCGCGGCACGCCGATCGGGCAGGCGCGCGTGGTGTACGAGGGCAAGCCCGACGACATGTACATCGCCGCGCTGCGCGACCACACACCGGGTTTCGAGCGCGATTTCGTCAGCCGCACGATCGCCTTCTACAACGACGAGCTGTACCTGCGCGCAGGCGACAAGCTTGCGAAGATCGACGCGCCCAACTCCGCCAACAAGTCCGTGCACAGGGACTGGCTGCTGCTGGAACTGCGCGAACCCTATGAGGCCGGCGGCAGGACCTGGCCTGCCGGCAGCCTGATCGCGACGAAGTTCGACGATTTCATGGCCGGCAAGCGCGAGTTCACCGCGCTGTTCGCGCCCACCGAGCGCACCTCGCTGTCCGGCTACACCTGGACGAAGACGCATCTGGTGCTGAACGTACTGGACGACGTGAAGAACCGCCTGAGCGTGCTGACGCCGGGAGCCGGCGAGTGGAAGCACAGTGAGTTCACCGGGGCGCCGTCGTTCGGAACGCTGGTGGTGGCGCCGGTCGATCCGGACGAAAGCGACGCCGTGTGGCTCACCGCCACCGACTACCTCACGCCGACCACGCTGTCGCTGGCGCAGATCGGCACGAAGCCGGAAGTGCTCAAGACGATGCCGGTGTTCTTCGACGCGTCGAAGAACGTGATCGAGCAGCACTTCGCCACGTCGAAGGATGGCACCCGCGTGCCGTACTTCATGGTGCGTCCGAAGGGGCTGGCCCTGGACGGCACCGCGCCGACGCTGCTGTACGGCTACGGCGGCTTCGAGATTTCGCTGACGCCGGCGTACTCCGGCAGCGTCGGCAAGGGCTGGCTGGAGAAGGGTGGCGTGTACGCGGTGGCCAACATCCGCGGCGGCGGCGAATACGGTCCGCGCTGGCACCAGGCTGCGCTCAAGGCCAACCGGCACAAGGCGTACGAAGACTTCGCCGCGGTCGCGCAGGATCTGATCGCGCGCAAGGTCACGTCGACCCCGCACCTGGGCATCCAGGGCGGCAGCAACGGCGGCCTGCTCACCGGCAACATGCTCACGCAGTATCCGGACCTCTTCGGTGCCGTCGTCGTGCAGGTTCCGTTGCTGGACATGAAGCGCTACAGCCACCTGCTGGCGGGCGCGTCGTGGATGGCCGAGTACGGCGATCCCGACACCGCCGACTGGGACTACATCCGCAGCTTCTCGCCGTACCACCTGTTCGACGCGAAGCGCACCTACCCGCCGGTGATCTTCATGACCTCCACCCGCGACGACCGCGTCCACCCGGGCCACGCCCGCAAGATGGCGGCGAAGATGCTGGAAGCGGGCAAGGACGTGCGCTACTACGAGAACATCGAGGGTGGCCACGGCGGCTCGGCCAACAATGCCCAGGCCGCGCACATGAGCGCGCTGGCGTTCACGTTCCTGTGGAATGAGTTGAGCGGCAAGTAA
- a CDS encoding helix-turn-helix transcriptional regulator, with amino-acid sequence MERIERIHALHRILSAARYPVTVQRLQEDLECSRATVYRDLAYLRDYLMAPVVGNGEAGFRYDHSDGDRFELPGLWLSSEELHSLLAAQQLLVRSGGGVLSNALAPLQHRIEKLLDEHAGGRRVPVERVRVIPHRTRRLDETAFRNVATAVLDRKQLSFEYRARSTDEQTRRMVSPQRLTHYRENWYLDAWDHNREALRSFAVDRISAAKISEDVARDVPDAELDQHLASSYGIFSGTPKGWATILFTPKAARWVADEHWHSQQQGRFLPDGRYELKVPYSAGRELLMDVMHYGSDAEIVEPPVLREQARALLQLALSNYDR; translated from the coding sequence ATGGAACGCATCGAACGCATCCACGCCCTCCACCGCATCCTCAGCGCCGCGCGCTACCCGGTGACGGTGCAGCGCCTGCAGGAAGACCTGGAATGCTCCCGCGCGACGGTTTACCGCGACCTGGCCTACCTGCGCGATTACCTCATGGCCCCGGTCGTCGGCAATGGCGAGGCCGGTTTCCGCTATGACCACAGCGACGGCGACCGCTTCGAACTGCCGGGCCTGTGGTTGAGTTCGGAGGAGCTGCACTCGCTGTTGGCCGCGCAGCAGCTGCTCGTGCGCAGTGGCGGCGGCGTGCTGTCCAACGCGCTGGCGCCGCTGCAGCACCGCATCGAAAAGCTGCTGGACGAACATGCCGGAGGACGCCGTGTCCCGGTCGAGCGCGTGCGGGTGATCCCGCACCGCACGCGCAGGCTGGACGAGACCGCGTTCCGCAACGTGGCCACCGCGGTGCTCGACCGCAAGCAGCTGAGCTTCGAGTACCGGGCCCGTTCCACCGACGAGCAGACCCGGCGCATGGTGTCGCCGCAGCGCCTCACGCACTACCGCGAGAACTGGTACCTCGACGCCTGGGACCACAACCGCGAAGCGCTGCGCAGCTTCGCCGTGGACCGCATCAGCGCGGCGAAGATTTCCGAGGACGTGGCGCGCGACGTGCCCGATGCGGAACTCGATCAACACCTGGCGTCGAGCTACGGCATCTTCTCCGGCACGCCGAAGGGTTGGGCGACGATCCTGTTCACGCCCAAGGCCGCGCGCTGGGTGGCCGACGAGCACTGGCACTCGCAGCAGCAGGGACGTTTCCTTCCCGATGGCCGCTACGAGTTGAAGGTGCCCTACAGTGCCGGCCGCGAGCTGCTGATGGACGTGATGCACTACGGCAGCGATGCGGAAATCGTCGAGCCGCCGGTGCTGCGCGAGCAGGCCAGGGCGCTGCTGCAGCTGGCGCTGAGCAATTACGACCGCTGA